GATTTTCAACACCGTCCTCGGCGTTCATATGGAAACACTCTGTGGCTATATCGGCATTCCCGTTGGAATTTCGGCTTCCCGTGTCCTGAACAGAGTTATACAAACCGCTCATGCCACCTGGTTTCACTTGGCCAAGAATAACTACAAGAACAAGTCTAACTTTGCTCATGAGAACGATCCACTTTCTAACCGGTGGCTTCACTCCGATTCGCGTCTTCTCAAGGATGGAGACCGGATTAAGGGGTTGCGTCTACGTACAGGAATTTATCCCTGTCGTGCGCTCTATAATAAACACGCTAGTGACCCCCGCGAAAGGCTCTGCCATCATTGCAAGGAGGCCAATGAAACCCCAGCTCACATCCTGCAATTTTGCGAACGAGTACACGGCCCGCGCGTTGAGCGTCATAATTTCCTGTGTGATCAGGTTGCTCGTCTCGTAGGGAAGTACAGCCCACAAGCCCAAATAGCCCAGGAGAGGGTTTACATCGCCCAGGGGGCTAGGTTAAAGCCCGATATTGTTGTGCAAGAACAGGAGCGGGTCACTATTGTTGACCTCGCTGTCGCCCGGGACGGGAGTGTAGCCAGTCCCGAAAAGAAGGTACTGGAAAAGGCTGCTAAGTACGAGCCCCTCCGCGAATGCTTCCCTGGCAAGGACGTCAGTATAACAGGAATGGTGTTCGGGGCGCGCGGTCTCACCTGTCCATCAACTAGAAGGGTTTGCAGAGAACTCGGTTTTACAACTGCAGATGTGGCCTGGCTGGCGGCAAAGGCCCTCATCGGCAGTTTAATCTGTCTCAGTCGATTCGTTAAGATGGTGTGAGGTCTTCTCAGCAGGATGTAGGTTTTATCCATACGCGGTTTTCCCAGTGTTTTAGTACGGGACAGTTTGGTTTTATGTAGTTTTATCCCtcttttactttattttacacCTGGGCTCCTAAGACCGGCGTCTGGGTGCCACAAACCGTGCGGCGCTCGTACTTGTACTTGCGCACGTACAGCACTCAACTCCAAGCTTGGTCCAGTTTTTAACCCCACTTTTGGGGACATTGCagtttttagccaaataaacgccattctagtcattcgacgcttttctcccacattatagGATCGTGcactgaggcacaaactcacaaagtatggggtaacggcaggggaaaatactgtgttctttcggtagtcAAATAAAAGCCACTCTAGTCATTCGAcacttttctcccacattaggatcgtgcatctgaggcacaaactcacaaagtatgtggtaacggcaggggaaaatactgtgttctttcaaATGGGGGGCGTGACTCAGGTATTATTCGATTGCGTTGCTGTGCGATTTATTGGTGCTCTCGAATAGAGGTTTTTGGGTGTACCCTGAGTCACGGGCGGTCCGGCCTTCTCGTGGCACCCCCTGGGCAACGGCAGCAGCAGCCTGCTAACGGACTGCCCACGGCATAAGCCGTGGTGGGAGTGAAAGAACCCCGTGATCGAAGTTTTTAAGCCATCCACGTCGTAACCTGGACGGGCAACGCTCTTACCTGGCCAGACAAGGAGATTACAAGTCAAATGGAAGTCCGAGAAGTTTAATTCCCATCGTCAGAATTAGTCTGTGGAGAATGCCAGACTCGCTTGACATCGCGAGAGAAGCTTGAGAGGCACAACGTCAGTGAACACGCTACAAGGATAAGATGGCGATGCGACAAATGCCAGGAGAAGATCCTCTACTCTGCAAAGAGTATGTCCTCGCACTACTCCAAATGCCGCAGAAGGCAGAGACCGACTATCCCGGTACAAGAACAGGATGAGACATCAGGTCAGCAGAGGCAAGATCCTTCACCGAGGTCTGCAGTGCAAGAGTCAGCGACCGAAGTATCTGAAAATCCTCAATTTAGCCACGAGATACCTGAAAGTGTTGACCATGTTAACCAGACTACTGACCGGACGGGGTCGCCGTCGGGCGGCTTTCGTCGGCCTGCGATCGGGGCGGGGTCGGATTTGCCCGACACGGGGGCTGAGCCGATCACTGGGGCGGCCCAAGAGGTTGTATGGCCCATGATCGACGAAGGGATGGTCTTTGCTACGACAGGTCCTGTGCCATCTTCACCTAGCATATCTGATTTGGCGTCCTTGCTGGCGCAAGAGGACCTCACTCCTCAGTGGGATGGGCCACAGTGGGTCTCGCAGGCTAGTCCCTGCGTTATGAACATTCGTCATGCAGGCACAGAGGACCGACCTCCCGAAAAAAATATGAGAGGCTCGGCCCCGGGGCCGGGTTTGTCCGATTCCGTCCGAGTCGGGGCGGGCGGGGGCGGCCCGGGGGTGATTTCATACGGGCGATGGACGGAAGCCGAATTAACGCTCATGGCTCCAGCTGAGATCGGCCTGGGGTCTCACCCCTTTATGAATCAGGAACTGCACACGAGATACCCTCACCGTTCCCTCCAGAGCATCAGGATGATGCGGCATTCCAACAGGTACAAGCTGCTGCTGCGAGGTTTACGCGAGCAAGAGGAGCGCCGCATAGCGGCCCTTACGCCCGAAGATATGCTTACTGCGCCTGCCACATCGATAACACAGGGAGCAGCTCCGGTCTGTGGCCTGCTCTCCGAGAACTTGATGGAGAGGATTATGAGTGGCCCTTTACAGGGGCATGATATCGACGGTATCTACAAGACTTTCGGGGTGGAGCGGGCAAGGACGAGTGGAAAGAGGCCTCCACGCAACGATATGAGGCAGCCCAAGGCAAGAAACGAACGTCGGAGAGCCAGATTCAAGCAACACCAAAGGCTTTATGCTAAAGGGCCTAAGGTCCTATGTCACGAACTCATGGCAGAAGCTGGCGGCTACCAGGGGACGACATCAGACCTACACGACGAATACGACATGGTTTTCTCCTCTCCCTCGTCCAAGGAGGTCCGGGTTCCCGCAATCGACGGACCGATGCTTGTCCCCTTTTCGCCGATTGAGGCCGACGAAGTGGAACGATGTTTGGCAGCATCGAAGCAGCGTGCCGCCCCCGGCCCTGATGGAATTACGGTGCAGGGCCTTAAACGCGTTCCATCTGACGTCTTGGCGGCAGTGCTCACGAACTTTTTGAGACACAAATGTGTGCCGGCCGACATCAAGGAATCTCGAACGGTTTTCGTCCCCATGCGTTCAAAGCCAACCGGCCCAGGTGACTACCGCCCTATTACTGTGTCGTCCCAGCTGCTGCGTTTGTACAGCAAGATTCTGCTACAGAGACTCACCCCGTCCACTTCATTCCACGAGCTTCAGAGTGGGTTCCAGGTGGATAAAAGCACCTCGAGCAATCTCCTCCTTCTCCAGGGCGTGATGAAATACGCTAAGATGCATCACAGGCCTTCTGGCTGGAGGGGAAGTCCGACGGCAAAAGAATATCCCTCAGGAGAGGAGTAAAGCAGGGGGATCCTTTATCTCCCTTTATGTTCAACTGCATAATGGACCCGCTTCTCCATCTCCTGAAGACCTCCGGCCTTGGTTTCCAGGCTTTTCAGGGGACAGCTGCCGCGATGGCGTTCGCCGATGATGTGATCATCTTTTCCGACAACCATGCGGCTCTGTAGGAATTAATAAAGATGGCCGAGGGCTACTTCAGACAGGTCCAACTCGAGGTCAACCCAAGGAAGGCACAGTACTTTGGCTGGACCTGGTCCAGCCAGAGGGACTGGTTTCGGTACGATGTTAGACCCATAATCGTCTGCGGCGAGGTGGTTAGGCCTCTAACCAGAGAGGAGCCCTCTAAGTACCTGGGGCTTAATCCACAAGGCACCTTCTCTCGACGACGCCAAGATCCGGGATATCAAGGACACTATCGATAAGGCTGCCCTCAAGCCCTTTCAGAGGCTCCACTGCTACAAAGAGCTCATCGTTCAACGGCGGCTTTATACTGTGGCAAATTCTATAAACGTCCTGGGTCAAATTCAGAAGCTAGATGCGATGCACGTCAAGGATGCTAAGAAGTTCCTCCAAGTACCAGGGAGCTTTCCAACTTCCCATCTCTGGCTGCCGAACAGAAGAGGCGGATTGGGTATGCTGCAACTAGCTTTTACGGCGGTATCTGTTCAGATTAAAGCATTGGCCCGCCTTCAGCGATTGGGAAGCTCCTTCGTGGATTCCATCGGGAACGAAGTCTTGGTGACTCATATTGACTCCCTCTGCCGAAAGCTCTCCGTACCCACGGGTGTAACCAACGCTAAAGAACTCGACAGACTGCTTCAGGAAGCCCACGGTCGTTGGATGGTGGATATGAAGGGAAGATACTACAATAAATCCATCTTTGCTTACGAAAGTGACCCGCTGGCGAGCCACTGGCTAAGTTCCGCGTCAAGGCATCTCAAAGAAGGTGACAAGATTAAGGCCCTACCCGTGCAGAGCCTTGTTTAACAAGCACGCCGACGACCCCGCAGCGATTAGGTAGTGTGATTTGTTTGTCCCGATTTATTCGTAAAGTTTAATTCATTGAGTCTTCCTGTCTCCCTGTTTGGAAGTTTTAGCTTGTAGGGCTGTTCGGTTGTATTGTTTTTATTCTTTATATCAACCAGGGTCGCAAGAGCGGCGGATGGTGTCAACACAACGCGGCCGGGAGGGTTCGTGTTTCATGCATTGCCGGGCTTGGCCCAGTCTTTTACCCCGTTCGGGGACAGTttagttttagccaaataaacgccattctagtcattcgacgcttttctcccacattatagGATCGCGCACTGAGGCataaactcacaaagtatgccGTAatggcaggggaaaatactgtgttatttcggtagccaaataaacgccattctagtcattccacacttttctcccacattaggatggTGCGTCTGAGGCACAACCtgacaaagtatggggtaacggcaggggaaaatactgtgttctttcggtagccaaataaacgccattcaaGTCATTCGAcacttttctcccacattaggatcgtgcatctgaggcacaaactcacaaagtatggagtaacggcaggggaaaatactgtgttctttctcCGATTGCGGTCGAACTTATATCCAACAAGGGCACTCTCCAACAAACAGTCTACCAATCCCGGGGCAGTGCAATGTCGATTCTGCAAAGACAAGGTGGAGACAGCCTATCATATTCTCCAGGAATGCGACAGAATTAACTTGCCCCGGATTGAGCGACACAATTTTCTGACTGCCGTGGATGGAACACGTCTGAAACCAGACATCATCGTGTCCAAAGGAGAGGAGGTTCTAATCGTGGATGTAGCAGTTGCGTGGGATGCGTCCCCCACCGCCCTCGAACTAGTTAATCAGGGAAAAGTGGCAAAGTACTCTGTCTTAACAGTCTCTTTCCCTGATAAGAGGGTTACAGTGGCTGGCTTATGCTTCGGGGCGCGTGGTGGGACGTGCGGCAGCACTAGAAGGACCTCACAGACCTTGGGCCTTTCCAAGAGTGATATGGGCTGGTTGGCGGCCAAGGCACTCGTCGGCAGCCTCATCTGCTTGTCACGTTTTAACAAGAAGATCTAAAAAGTTCCTCTGGTACGCTATAGTTTTTAGCCTGCAGTTTTTAAGCTTGGGACAGTTTTACCCTCTTTTATTTCAATTTCCACTTCAGCACAGCTAAGGGGAGACCACTGGGGCCCAATGGCAGATCATCGCTGGCCTGAAAAGGTCGGGCCTGACCTTTTAGGCTGGGCGCTCTTTTACCCTTCGGGGACATTTTagtttttagccaaataaacgccattcgaCGCATGTGCCACGCCAGGCCCATAAAGGCCCGGCGTGGCACACCTTTTTCGCTGCTTCTTTTCTGTGTTCTTGCGAAGTGTTCTGTACGGTGTGTCACAAGTGCTCCCCCACCTCCTCGTGGTGCCGGGTGGTAACGGCTCTGCTCTTTGCATAGCCGGCCAAGTGGGGAGCGCAGGCCTTTGGCCTGGCGCAGGTGAAACctcagttttcttttcttttgggtCTCCCTGTTCATAGCACAGGGGGCCTACACCTGCTCCGTTGAGTGCGAGCGTTTTGTCTTTTATTTGAGGATGGCGACCCACGAATGGGTTACCATCTATCCACCACAAGTCAGTCTTTTATGTCACCTGTGTGACCTTCCTGTGTCGTCACGACCCAAACTTGACAGCCATTACCTTCTTACACACAACACAAGGCTCATCTGGAAGCGTGGTGTTTGCTTGAACAAAACTTCCAACTCAAGTAAAACCATATCATCACATCACACTAAATGCAAAAGAAAGCTGAGATCCCAGGCAGACCCCTCTGGCTCGGGCGCGTCCGGGGCGGCTTGCGCCGCGTCGGGTGGGTCTTGCGAGTCGACGGCTGCAGTCCCCAGTTCCAGTCCAGAAGTTCTTCCATGCTCTCCTGATGGGGGTGGCAGTATCAAGGAGCAAAGTGTCTTAAGTCCGGCGAAGCCGGCTCCATCATCAAGCGACGAGAGGTGTTCTCCCCTCGGGGAGGCATCGAGTATTTCGGGGCAGGTTATTCTAAGTCCGGCTATGCCGGAAGTCGGTCCTTCCCTTGTGGTAGTGGCTGGCGAGCCTGACACCCCTATGACAACGAGCGAGTCAGAGTTGGCTCAATTGCTGGCGGACAGGGGTATTGCCCCCTCCTCTCTTTGCCGAAACAGCTCGAGGATTGGTCTCTGAACCGATCGAATGGCAGAGACGTAACATCGAGCCTCAATACTCACAGTCTTTACATTCTGACGGTTCTGGGGACTGCGAAGTTGATGAGTCGGGTCCGCACGGGGCGGTGCTGGCCGTTCCGGGTGCGGCGGAGCCGGAGAGGCCTGCTATGTCTTATGGTCGTTGGACCAAGGCAGAAATGCATCTTCTTGCTGTGCTTGAGCTAGATTTGGGAAAACATCCATTTATTAAACTTGAACTGTCGAAACGTTACCCCACCCGCTCACTTATGAGCATCAGGGGTAAGCACAGCAAAGTACACACAAATACTGGCGGCTGCACGGTCAGTGCGTTACAAAGAAATGCAGGAATCTTTGAATCAAGAGCAATGTTTGTCTGAGAGTAGTATGAGGTCAGAAGGCGAAGTCACTGAGCTCAGTGTGGAGGATCTTGAGAGGGCGGGACTGCCGCGGGACCTTGCTGAAAGGGTTCTGTCTGGACCACTGCAATACACTGATTTGGAAAGAATTTACCGAGCTTTCAATGCCTTTCCCAATCCAAAACACCAACGCACTATGCCAACTAAAACAGCCCAGCCTAGTACGAAGGCAGcgagaagaagagagaagtacCGTGAACATCAGCGTCTTTACAGGATGGGACCGAAGGTCCTTGTCCACCAGTTGCAAGCTGAGGGGGTGAGTTCCCCTGTCACGTTGGCTGATGTTCACTCCACTTATGACCCACTCTTCCCTTCTCCTTCCAAAACCGGTGTCTCGGTGTCTTCGTCTAGAAGTAAGGTTAAAGCGTATTGCGGCCCTGTTGCCGACTCAGAAGTGGGAGAGGCTTTGAGCTCCTTTAAGAATGGCACTTTCCCTGGTCCAGACAACCACGGGAACCCGCTTCAACAGCTCAACAGTCACTCCGACTGTTGAGCTGTTGAAGCTGGTTCCCGTGGTTGTCCTCGCTGCTGTGCTTAATAATTTCATGAAATTCGTGGTCGTTCCACCTGAGCTCAAACATTCCAGAACCATCTTTATCCCTAAGGTGCCAAGGCCTGAATCGGCTTCCGATTTCAGGCCTATTACGATCTCACCCTTGGTCCTTAGGTTGTTTTCCAAAATCTTATTGTCCCTCCTTTCGGCTGAGAATCGTTTTCACGATTTGCAAAGTGGGTTTGAGAGTGACCGGAGCACGAGCTCCAATCTTCTGCTTCTTCAGGGCATCATGTTGCACTCCAAAAGAACACATAAGCCCCTGTATGTGGCGAGCTTGGACGTTAGGAAAGCTTTTGATTCCTTGAGTCACAATTCCATCTTTTCAGCCCTTCAGGGCAAGGCCGTGCCACGACTATTCCAGGAGCTGGATAAGGAACTGTATACTGGCAATACCACCACATTTCACTTGAACGGCAGAACAGACGGCGCCAGAGTCGCTGTACGGCAAGGTATAAAGCAAGGAGACCCCTTGTCACCCTTTCTTTTCAACTGTGTGTTAGACCCTCTTCTTGCCCAATTGAACAAGTCCGAGTTTGGTTATCACGCTGGAGCGGCCTCGGCTGCCTCCATGGCCTTCGCTGACGATTTGCTGGTGTTTTCCGAGAACCATTCTTCTCTAACACGACTGCTGCAGATGGTTGAGACGTACATGACGTCAGTTGGTCTCACGTTAAATCCTCGGAAAACACAGTATTTCGGTTGGCGATGGAACAGCGAAACCGGCTGGTTCGACTACGGTGCACCACCTGTGGAAATTGCAGGAGCACGCATGGATTCTTTGGGAAGAGGAGGTGTTGTGAAGTATCTCGGGGTCTCCTTGTCTGTCAGTAAGGGTCCTCTACTGGAGGACAAATACAGTGACTCTGTTGCCCGGTTGTTGATGAAGGCGTCGTTAAAGCCGCTTCAGAGAATAAAATGCTACAAAGAACTGGTAGTATCACGCCAGTTATACCTCCTTTCCAACTCCCTCGCTGTTCTTTCTCAGTCACAAAAAGTCGACAAGTGGCACAGGTCTAGATCTACCAGGATCTTTTCCTAACGTCCTGCTCTGGCTGCCTTACAGGAGTAGTGGTATGGGGCTTTTGCCAGTACTGTGGACAGCTCCAGCAGTCCAGTTGAAGTCTTTGGGTAGGCTGCGGCGCCTCGGCAACGTGTTTGTTGATGAAATTTTCAACGAGGTGCTCGGAGGCTACGCCTCGAGACTGTCCACAGTGCTGGGTGTTCCTGACGGTATAGTGCACGGTAGGGAGTTGCAACTGGCCCTGAATGAAAGCAAGAGGAAGTGGTTCCGTGACAAAAAAGGTAGTTACGCCAAGAGGGATCTCTTTGCTTATGAGAAGGATCTCCCTGGAATCGATGGCTGCACCCAGACTGCCAGTTTATTAAAGAAGGCGATAAAATCAAGGCCTTGCGGCTCAGAGCGGATGTTTTTCCAACACGTTCTCTTTTCAACAAACACGCCAAGGACCCCACGGCCAGACTGTGTCATCACTGTCGCGAGGCCGAGGAGACGCCTTGCCACATCCTCCAGTACTGCGAACGAGTGCATGGCCCCAGAGTCGAGAGCCACAACTTTATTGCCAAGCAGTTGCAAATACTTGTTGTTAAGTACTCTCCGGGTACTACTGTTACTGCGGAGAAAGTCTTCACTGTTGGTGGTGCTCGGCTCAAGCCAGACCTTGTACTGGATAGGGGGCATGAGGTAGTCGTGGTGGATGTGGCAATCGCGTGGGACTCTTCCGTGGCCAATCTCGAGAAGAAGGCAAAGGAAAAATCTGAAAAGCATGCTTGTCTGGCTCAGCTTTTTCGAGGTAGAGCATTCAGAGTGGTCGGGGCGGTCCTTGGAGCCAGAGGTCTGGTTTGTCCATCCATGCGAAAGCTATGTGAGGAGTTTGGGCTTTCGAGATCAGATGTGGCGTGGTTGGCGGCCAGGGCCCTGGTGGGTAGTTTGATCTGCCTGAGTCGGTTTGTACGTAAGGTATTACTGGGGCAGCCATCGCTTCTGTGTGGTGTTGTTGGATCTTCTTGTGGTGTTGCCAAATTTTCTTATGGGTTTTGCTAGATCTTTAACGCTTAGTGTATTAATACACTTTAAGATCTTGCGTCAGCAGTCCTAGAGTTTGTTGTGCTCGGTTGCTTCATTAATATTCTTGACCATTTGTAGCAAATATACCTTCTTGAACATCCTGTAGCAGATACACCTTCTTTTGATCTTCTTGGTGGTGCTCCTAGATCTTCTCTGGGGTCTTATTGGATCTTTAGCGCACTGTGTATTATTACACTTGAGATCTTTCCGTTGGCATTACGAGCGCTTTGTTTTGCTCGTTTGCCCCATTCATATTCTTGAACATCTTGCACCAATTACACATTCTTGAACATCTagtagcaaatacaccttctttGAACATTatgtagcaaatacaccttctgAGTAGTAAATACACCTTCTTTGAACATTATGTAGCAAATACACCCTCTGAGTATTCTTTAACCCTTGTCCAGTAGCAAATACTACCTTgctggcttttcccccctctgaTTTTGCCATAGGGAAGTGGAGAGGAGTTCCCGTGGTTTTCCTATAGTTGATCGGGACTCCTGCTTTGTGTTTTTGAGTTTTAAATCGAGGCGAATTACGCTCCACTCGTTTTAGCCATTTGTTGGGCGAGTTCTTATCTGTATTCTTAATATGTTCTTACCGGTCTTAACCCCAAGTCTGGGTCTAAGGCCAACTAGCTCACTGCGCTCCGCGCGGTGAGGCTGCAGATCCCCGACTTGGTTTCAACCCGCTTGCGGGTACAAGttagttttagccaaataaacaccattctactcattcgacgcttttctcacACATTATAGGATCGTGcactgaggcacaaactcacaaagtatggggtaacgacaggggaaaatactgtgttctttcggtagccaaatcaacgccattctagTCATTCGAcacttttctcccacattaagATGGTGCgtctgaggcacaaactcacaaagtatggggtaacggcaggggagaatggggggggggtgtaTCCGGTCTTGTGCTGTGCGAAATTAGAGTGCCCTGATACGTGACGTTTCTTTTGCACTGAACCACGGGCGGTCCGGCCTCCTCGCGGCGCCCCCCGGGCAGCGGCTAGCAGCAGCCGGCAAACGGACCGCCCACGGCGTAAGCCGTGGCTGGAGTGCAGACTTTGGTCTTTATTGCTCGTTTCGGTGACCCAGCTAAGTTGCTGGGCTGCCTACGCTCCTGCCCTTCACTAGGACACCGTTTAAGATGGAGGACCATACAGTCATCTACCCGCCGGATGGACTTACGTGTCGCATCTGTGCCAGCAGTCTCTCCTCCAGAGCGAagtttgaagatgatgatgattccagTTTtactggcgcatcgacaacaaaggtcataatgcgccaaaacgttGACAGTAATATGATTACATAAAATTAAATACAACCAGTGAGATAAAATATGACGATGTCTGATACTGCCAATATAAAACTACAGAACGTTTAAAATTCCAATGTCTGTTAAAAACTGAAAAACCCTTTTAAAAGGGATTATTGCCtcatcaccaagcaatagggctgggtgaagaggcaaATGATATGCATAAAAACCTCTAAAGTGATGTTGACTGTGGGCCTCATAATGAGGACATGAAATGAGAATGTGTATGACAGAGAGGAGTTCACCACAGTGCTCGCACTGgggtggctcctctccacgaagtAAAAACCCATGAGTGATGAATGTATGTCCTATGCGCAGCCTTGATAGTACAACACTCAGCAGGCGATTTTCTGAACCTTCTTCGTGTCTTTGGATGTTCGGTTTAACGAGATGGAGCTTGTTATGTGTTTGGCTGTCCCAGAAGTTTTGCCAGTTTGTATAAATTGATTTCATTAATGCAGATGCAATGTCCTGTAAGGGTAATTCAAATGAAGTAACATCAGTAGAAACTGCAGCTACAGCAGCCTTGTCTGCCAATTCATTGCCCTGTATGCCAatgtggctgggc
This is a stretch of genomic DNA from Ornithodoros turicata isolate Travis unplaced genomic scaffold, ASM3712646v1 Chromosome25, whole genome shotgun sequence. It encodes these proteins:
- the LOC135373462 gene encoding uncharacterized protein LOC135373462, whose protein sequence is MAEGYFRQVQLEVNPRKAQYFGWTWSSQRDWFRYDVRPIIVCGEVAPSLDDAKIRDIKDTIDKAALKPFQRLHCYKELIVQRRLYTVANSINVLGQIQKLDAMHVKDAKKFLQVPGSFPTSHLWLPNRRGGLGMLQLAFTAVSVQIKALARLQRLGSSFVDSIGNEVLVTHIDSLCRKLSVPTGVTNAKELDRLLQEAHGRWMVDMKGRYYNKSIFAYESDPLASHWLSSASRHLKEGDKIKALPVQSLV